One genomic region from Sphingobacterium multivorum encodes:
- a CDS encoding NAD(P)H-dependent oxidoreductase: MALLDTLEWRYATKKYDPTKKVAQEDLDKILEAARMAPSSSGLQQFRVIVITNQELKEKIVPVAWGQQIVADSSHLLVFAGWDRYTDERIDKTFDKMNTLRGLPLDTTDEYKNRLKGQLASFTEEQQAAHAAKQAYIAFGLAIAQAAELGVDATPMEGFSNAELDELLGLDKLGLKSAVMLPLGYRMEEQDWLLKLKKFRLPKEEFLIELA, translated from the coding sequence ATGGCTTTATTGGATACCCTAGAATGGCGTTATGCCACAAAAAAATACGACCCCACAAAAAAGGTCGCTCAGGAAGACTTGGATAAGATTTTGGAGGCAGCACGGATGGCACCTAGCTCTTCTGGACTTCAACAGTTCCGTGTAATTGTGATTACGAATCAGGAATTAAAAGAAAAAATTGTGCCTGTGGCTTGGGGGCAACAAATAGTGGCTGATAGTTCACATCTATTGGTGTTTGCAGGATGGGATAGATACACCGACGAACGCATTGATAAAACCTTCGACAAGATGAATACCTTGAGAGGTTTACCTTTAGACACCACTGACGAGTATAAAAATAGGCTGAAAGGCCAATTAGCAAGTTTTACAGAAGAACAACAAGCGGCACATGCGGCGAAGCAAGCTTATATTGCTTTTGGTTTGGCAATTGCACAGGCAGCAGAACTAGGCGTTGATGCAACGCCTATGGAGGGTTTTTCAAATGCCGAATTGGATGAATTACTTGGTTTAGATAAGCTAGGATTGAAGAGTGCTGTTATGCTTCCGTTGGGTTATCGGATGGAAGAACAAGATTGGTTGTTGAAGCTGAAAAAATTTAGACTTCCAAAAGAGGAATTTTTGATTGAGCTCGCATAA
- the map gene encoding type I methionyl aminopeptidase — protein sequence MSITNETELTGIQKASDAVAITLKAMIEHAQVGMSTKELDEYGAEILKSMGAKSAPALTYGFPGYTCISINNEFCHGIPTAERILQEGDLINIDVSAELDGYWADNGCSFVIGKDIFEHEKLVNASKEILQKAINNIRGGVKIADIGHLIETEAKKRGYKVIKNLGGHGVGKSLHEEPDELLNYKNRFDQRRFRKNTVVAIETFISTTSTYATELNDGWTMVGDKGGFMAQHEHTILVTDGYPVILTAQNAIY from the coding sequence ATGTCTATAACGAATGAAACTGAGCTAACAGGCATACAAAAAGCGAGCGATGCTGTTGCCATCACCTTAAAAGCTATGATAGAACATGCTCAAGTGGGCATGTCCACGAAGGAGCTTGACGAATATGGAGCCGAAATATTAAAAAGCATGGGTGCAAAATCTGCTCCCGCTCTCACTTATGGTTTCCCAGGTTACACGTGTATCAGTATAAACAACGAATTTTGCCACGGAATACCTACGGCGGAAAGGATATTGCAAGAAGGCGATTTGATCAATATCGATGTATCTGCCGAATTAGATGGATATTGGGCTGATAATGGTTGTTCCTTTGTTATAGGAAAGGACATCTTTGAACACGAAAAATTGGTCAATGCATCGAAAGAAATTCTTCAAAAGGCAATCAATAATATTCGTGGTGGTGTGAAAATAGCGGATATTGGGCATCTAATCGAAACTGAGGCTAAAAAAAGAGGGTATAAAGTCATCAAGAACCTTGGGGGACATGGTGTAGGAAAAAGTCTGCACGAGGAGCCCGACGAACTGCTTAACTATAAAAACCGCTTCGACCAACGAAGATTTCGAAAAAATACCGTTGTTGCTATTGAAACCTTTATTTCAACGACCTCCACATACGCAACCGAACTCAACGATGGCTGGACAATGGTTGGGGACAAGGGTGGATTCATGGCACAACACGAACATACGATTCTCGTTACCGATGGCTATCCCGTTATATTAACTGCACAGAATGCAATTTACTAA
- a CDS encoding helix-turn-helix domain-containing protein, whose protein sequence is MRTIKFHKGECGVDFLLNVLNEIETDYTHQETYHKDFFEILFFKKAKGRLILGQEILSLSDNSIIFISAFQKHTWELDPEHLEFTTLIFQEDFLNDFFSDKLFTYKLLYFYQLSYVPQIIADDTHMSKFLGLLAEIKLELMETQADSVHIIRSLLYYLLQTLNRKYARLNMLPNQKAENNFAYQFKELMEQFIREKQRVNEYATLMGISRITLNQAVKAQFNTTAAHLLRQRLLFEIQDLLIHSDRSVNQISFDLNFSEPNHLMRFFKTQTGKTISAFIQEFK, encoded by the coding sequence TTGAGAACAATAAAATTCCATAAGGGAGAATGCGGTGTTGACTTCTTGTTGAATGTCCTCAACGAAATAGAAACGGATTATACACATCAAGAAACTTACCATAAAGACTTTTTTGAAATTCTATTTTTCAAAAAAGCGAAAGGCAGATTGATATTGGGGCAAGAGATCCTCTCCTTGTCCGACAATTCAATTATCTTTATTTCAGCTTTTCAGAAACATACCTGGGAACTGGATCCTGAACACCTTGAGTTTACAACATTGATTTTTCAGGAAGACTTTTTGAATGATTTCTTTTCGGATAAATTATTCACATACAAACTATTATATTTCTACCAGCTTAGTTATGTACCCCAGATTATAGCAGATGACACACATATGTCAAAATTCTTAGGTCTTCTCGCCGAAATTAAACTTGAACTCATGGAAACCCAAGCAGATAGTGTCCATATTATTCGTTCTTTACTTTATTACCTATTGCAAACTTTAAACCGAAAATATGCACGCTTAAATATGCTTCCGAACCAAAAAGCGGAAAATAACTTCGCCTATCAATTCAAAGAACTTATGGAACAGTTCATTCGGGAGAAACAACGGGTAAACGAATATGCGACACTTATGGGAATAAGTAGGATTACACTAAATCAGGCCGTTAAGGCACAGTTTAATACCACAGCAGCCCACTTACTTCGACAACGGTTACTATTCGAGATTCAGGATCTGCTGATCCACTCTGACCGTTCCGTTAATCAAATTTCTTTTGACCTAAACTTTTCAGAACCCAATCATTTAATGCGTTTTTTCAAAACTCAAACTGGAAAAACCATCAGTGCATTTATTCAGGAATTCAAATAA
- a CDS encoding cysteine hydrolase family protein, translated as MRNSALIVIDIQNEYFEDGGMELVDPLKAGMNARRVIDQFRREKLPVVHIQHISSDPKAMPFFIGGTRAAEIHESVSPMPNELVIRKHFPNSFRETELLDYLRSNKVEKLVVVGMMTHMCIDATVRAAVDLGFSCTVIADACATRDLEINGSVVAALDVQHAFLAALAFFYAQVQDTKTYLELY; from the coding sequence ATGAGAAATAGCGCATTAATAGTCATTGATATTCAAAACGAGTATTTTGAAGATGGCGGAATGGAACTTGTGGATCCCTTAAAGGCAGGGATGAACGCCAGAAGAGTGATCGACCAATTTAGGCGAGAAAAATTACCTGTGGTTCATATCCAACATATTTCCTCAGATCCAAAAGCAATGCCATTCTTTATTGGTGGCACAAGAGCTGCCGAAATTCATGAAAGCGTGAGTCCAATGCCAAACGAGCTAGTAATACGTAAACATTTTCCCAACAGCTTTAGAGAGACAGAATTATTGGATTATCTTCGCAGCAATAAGGTCGAGAAACTTGTTGTCGTAGGCATGATGACCCATATGTGTATCGACGCTACGGTACGTGCCGCTGTCGATTTAGGTTTTTCATGTACTGTAATTGCTGATGCCTGTGCAACGCGCGATCTTGAGATTAATGGTTCCGTAGTTGCTGCACTGGATGTTCAGCATGCCTTTCTTGCTGCTTTGGCGTTCTTTTATGCGCAGGTTCAGGATACCAAGACGTACTTGGAACTCTATTGA
- a CDS encoding alpha/beta fold hydrolase codes for MALKELQHSKIYGSDNGGTPLIVLHGLFGMADNWGSFGRSFGEKRQVHLLDLRNHGRSFHSEDMSVEVMVDDLLSYIASIGADKVLLLGHSLGGKVAMQFAIDHPEKIEKLIIADIAPKAYPPHHEDIFDALSAVDITTLENRKDVQVKIEHYLSDPGVIQFLLKNVYIREDRKLDWRFNLDVLKNKYTEFITVGVKSGIFNGPTLFLPGEKSRYILPEDKIKIMEQFPNAVFKTIPNAGHWVQAENPQAFDAFVAEFLDR; via the coding sequence ATGGCATTGAAAGAATTACAACACAGCAAAATATATGGCTCAGATAACGGTGGCACTCCATTAATTGTCCTGCATGGGCTTTTTGGCATGGCAGACAACTGGGGATCCTTTGGTCGTAGTTTTGGCGAGAAAAGACAGGTACATCTACTCGATCTTCGTAATCACGGACGAAGTTTCCATAGTGAAGATATGTCGGTGGAAGTTATGGTAGACGATCTGCTATCCTATATTGCATCCATTGGAGCAGATAAAGTATTGCTATTGGGCCACTCTTTAGGCGGAAAAGTAGCGATGCAATTTGCTATTGACCATCCTGAAAAGATTGAAAAACTGATCATCGCTGATATAGCCCCGAAAGCTTATCCTCCACATCATGAAGACATATTCGACGCGCTATCTGCTGTAGATATTACAACGCTAGAAAACAGGAAAGATGTACAAGTAAAGATTGAACACTACTTGAGTGATCCGGGTGTTATCCAATTTTTATTGAAAAATGTATATATCAGAGAAGATCGAAAATTAGATTGGCGCTTTAATCTGGATGTTTTAAAAAATAAATATACGGAGTTTATTACTGTCGGGGTAAAATCAGGAATATTCAACGGCCCCACATTATTTCTACCAGGAGAAAAATCAAGATATATATTACCTGAAGATAAGATTAAGATCATGGAACAATTTCCAAATGCCGTATTTAAAACAATTCCTAATGCTGGTCACTGGGTTCAAGCTGAAAATCCACAGGCATTCGACGCATTCGTTGCCGAGTTTTTAGATCGATAA
- a CDS encoding cryptochrome/photolyase family protein, whose protein sequence is MEKNKIIVFWFRRDLRLDDNAGLARALALGYPVLPIFIFDEEILMQLQDKRDRRLHYIHQALTRINTILGESGATLNTFYGKPIAIYRNLVEKFDVQGVYCNRDYEPMAIARDKEIFEFFQAKGIPFKAVKDQVIFDKADILKNDGTPYTVYTPYAKKWREKLRPEDHRSYTYAMESFVQQKHQQIISLENLGFLETDLSFKEPHLDATIIDYYDKTRDYPALMGTTHLGIALRFGTISVRRCVTFALKHNATWLSELIWREFFMQILYHYPHVVTESFRKQYDAIQWRNDEVEFQQWCEGQTGYPLVDAGMRQLNTSGYMHNRVRMVVASFLCKHLLIDWRWGEAYFAQKLNDYDLSANNGNWQWAAGSGCDAAPYFRVFNPTLQAEKFDKNQEYIKKWVPELGTPAYCEPIVDHQIARDRAIKTYAKALK, encoded by the coding sequence ATGGAAAAAAATAAAATTATTGTGTTTTGGTTTCGTCGTGATTTACGGCTGGATGATAATGCCGGGCTTGCTCGCGCGCTGGCTTTGGGTTATCCGGTACTACCTATATTTATATTTGACGAGGAAATTTTGATGCAATTGCAGGATAAAAGGGATCGACGTCTTCATTACATCCATCAGGCTTTAACCCGTATCAATACTATACTAGGGGAAAGTGGTGCAACGTTGAATACGTTCTATGGTAAACCTATCGCTATCTACAGGAACTTGGTTGAAAAATTTGATGTGCAGGGCGTCTATTGTAATCGGGACTATGAGCCAATGGCAATTGCGCGGGACAAAGAAATTTTTGAGTTCTTTCAAGCTAAGGGAATTCCCTTCAAAGCTGTGAAAGATCAGGTTATTTTTGATAAAGCAGATATCTTAAAGAATGATGGGACACCATATACGGTTTATACGCCTTATGCAAAAAAATGGCGTGAGAAATTACGTCCTGAGGACCATCGTTCCTATACCTACGCAATGGAATCCTTCGTTCAGCAAAAGCATCAGCAGATCATTTCTTTGGAGAACTTAGGTTTTTTAGAGACCGATCTTAGCTTTAAAGAACCACACCTGGATGCTACTATCATTGATTACTATGATAAAACCCGCGATTATCCAGCGTTAATGGGCACTACTCATTTGGGGATAGCACTTCGTTTTGGAACAATCAGTGTACGTCGGTGTGTTACCTTTGCTTTAAAACACAATGCGACCTGGTTGTCTGAATTGATCTGGCGTGAATTTTTTATGCAGATTCTCTATCACTATCCGCATGTTGTTACCGAATCCTTTAGAAAGCAATACGACGCCATACAATGGCGGAACGATGAGGTAGAATTCCAGCAATGGTGTGAAGGACAGACCGGATATCCTTTAGTAGATGCGGGTATGCGCCAATTGAATACTTCCGGTTATATGCACAATCGCGTACGAATGGTCGTAGCCAGTTTTCTTTGTAAACACCTTTTGATTGACTGGAGATGGGGAGAGGCCTACTTTGCGCAAAAATTAAATGATTATGATCTGTCGGCCAACAATGGTAACTGGCAATGGGCCGCGGGCAGTGGCTGTGACGCAGCCCCGTATTTCAGGGTTTTTAATCCGACGCTACAGGCTGAGAAGTTCGATAAAAATCAGGAATATATAAAAAAATGGGTTCCTGAATTAGGTACTCCAGCCTATTGTGAGCCTATTGTTGACCATCAGATTGCCCGTGATCGTGCAATAAAGACCTACGCAAAGGCGTTGAAATAA
- a CDS encoding NAD(P)-dependent alcohol dehydrogenase, which translates to MSTFSIRAFGTSAPTADLKQMDIERREVTEKDVEIDILFCGVCHSDLHTARNEWGGTVYPNVPGHEIVGRITQVGSAVTKFKVGDLAGVGCMVDSCRECESCKEGLEQYCENGNIQTYNGHDKHLNKQTFGGYSERVVVDQDFVLHIPENLDLAATAPLLCAGITTYSPLRHWNVGPGKKVGIVGIGGLGHMGVKIAKAMGAQVVVITTSASKVDDAKRLGADEVILSTDAEQMKAHAGTLHFILDCVSAQHDINAYLSLLKRDGSLTLVGAPEHPLPVAPFSLIPTRKSFSGSMIGGIAETQEMLDFCGKHNIISDIELIKMQDINHAYDRLLKSDVKYRFVIDMASLKN; encoded by the coding sequence ATGAGTACATTTTCAATTAGAGCTTTTGGAACAAGTGCACCAACGGCCGATCTAAAACAGATGGATATTGAACGTCGCGAAGTGACGGAGAAAGATGTCGAGATTGATATCTTATTTTGTGGAGTTTGCCATTCGGATTTACATACAGCGCGAAACGAATGGGGTGGGACCGTTTATCCGAATGTACCCGGCCATGAAATTGTGGGGCGAATTACTCAAGTTGGCTCAGCGGTAACCAAGTTTAAAGTCGGCGATTTGGCTGGTGTAGGCTGTATGGTAGATAGTTGTCGCGAATGTGAAAGTTGTAAGGAAGGACTGGAACAATATTGTGAAAATGGAAATATTCAAACCTACAATGGACACGATAAGCACCTTAATAAACAGACATTCGGCGGTTATTCCGAACGCGTTGTAGTAGACCAGGATTTTGTGCTCCACATTCCTGAAAATTTGGATCTTGCAGCAACAGCGCCTTTATTATGTGCTGGAATTACCACTTATTCACCTTTGAGGCATTGGAATGTGGGACCAGGAAAAAAAGTAGGTATCGTAGGTATCGGCGGCTTGGGACACATGGGGGTAAAAATAGCGAAAGCAATGGGAGCACAAGTTGTTGTCATTACAACGTCTGCGTCTAAAGTGGATGACGCCAAACGTTTAGGTGCCGATGAAGTGATCTTGTCAACTGATGCAGAACAAATGAAAGCGCATGCGGGAACTTTACATTTCATTTTAGATTGTGTTTCGGCACAGCATGACATCAATGCCTATTTAAGTTTATTGAAACGAGATGGTTCCCTGACTCTTGTTGGTGCTCCGGAGCATCCACTTCCTGTGGCTCCTTTTAGCCTGATTCCAACACGTAAGAGTTTTTCAGGTTCGATGATCGGGGGGATAGCCGAAACACAGGAGATGCTTGATTTTTGTGGTAAACACAATATTATATCCGACATAGAGCTGATTAAAATGCAGGATATCAATCATGCTTATGATAGACTATTGAAAAGTGATGTTAAATACCGGTTTGTTATTGACATGGCAAGTTTGAAAAACTAA